The Maylandia zebra isolate NMK-2024a linkage group LG7, Mzebra_GT3a, whole genome shotgun sequence genome contains a region encoding:
- the LOC101474906 gene encoding monocyte chemotactic protein 1B-like, translating to MKTLCFSLGLLLLAACCCDAIPKGVKFSTAPGTCCFNFKINAIPVKLVSFITQTHSSCPKKAYIVHTVRGKKICYTQSFQWAQDMYRLHNTEGSS from the exons ATGAAGACTCTCTGCTTCTCTCTGGGACTGCTGCTGCTTGCAGCCTGCTGCTGTGATGCCATCC CGAAAGGCGTAAAGTTCAGCACAGCTCCTGGAACCTGCTGCTtcaactttaaaataaatgcaatacCGGTGAAGTTGGTGTCCTTCATCACCCAGACGCACAGCTCCTGTCCCAAGAAGGCGTACAT AGTCCACACTGTCAGAGGAAAAAAGATCTGCTACACTCAGAGCTTCCAGTGGGCTCAGGACATGTATCGGCTCCACAACACTGAAGGCAGCAGCTAG